The DNA segment GACAAGCAATATACCGTCTGGGGCAAGGTCGAGAGCGGCATGGAGCATGTCGACGCGCTGCCGACCGGCGAGCCGGTCGCCGACCCGGGCAAGATCGTCAAGGCAACCGTCGCCTAGGCTGCGAAGGCGGCCCGCATCGGCTGGGCGCGGCCATAGGTGAGGCTGCGCCAGAGCCATTCGACCGGCCCGAACCGGAATCGGGCCAGCCACCAGCGGCTGTAGGCGACCTGGAGCGCGAACAGCGCGAGCGACATGGGTATGACGATGACCAGTCCGATTTTGCCGATCAGCCCGAAGCCCCAGCCGTAAAATATGATGCTCTGCAGGATTGTTTGCATCAGGTAATTGGTCAGCGCCATCCTGCCGGCGGGCGCTGACCATTCGAGCCACGCTCCCCGCGTCGGCCGGTCCCAAAGCAGGGCGAACAGCGCGGCATAGCCCAGCGCAAGCGTCGGGGTGCCAACCACATAGGCGCATTCCGCGGCGACGTTGAGCAGCCGGTCGTTGCCCATGGTCAGCGACAATATCGCCCTGGCCGCGGAAAGCGGCAGGCCGATGCCAAGGCCAAACTTGGCGGTGCGGACAAGAAGCGGCCGATATTGTGCAAGATTGGCGTAGATCGCCCTGCGCCCGATCCACAGGCCGAGGAGGAACATGCCCAGCACCTTGGTAAAGCGCATCTGGTAAACAAGGTCACTGAGGCGGAGAAGCGCCTCCCCGGGATGGGCCCGGAGATGCGCGGCAATATCGGGGCTGGCGAAGAGTGCCATTGGCCCCCGGCCAAGATCGCCGCTTGCGGCCCTGATCATCGCGAAAGCCTTTGCGGCTAGCGGAGCAGCAGGATCGATCCCTCCCAAATGGATCATCGCTGACCAGGCGGCGGGAACCAGCCACAGCAGCACAGCCCAGCCTAGCAGCGCCCGGTTGCTCACTTTGCGGAACAGCAGAAGCACCGCGCCCATCGCCGCGTAAAGCGCAACGATATCGCCGAGCCACAGCAGGTAGATATGGGCAAGACCGATCAGAAACAGATAGAACAGCCGGCGCGCATAGCGGCCCACGCCTTCGCCGCGAGCCTCGAACCGGCCAATCTGGATGGCGAACCCAATCCCGAACAGCAGCGAGAAAATCGAATAGAATTTGCCGACCACCAGCCATTCGATCAGCAGTTCGCTGGCAGAGTCGAACCCGGCGAGCGGCAGACCGGTCCGCGTCGCTTCGGGCAGGAATATCCAGCCGCTGAACACCATCATGTTGGCGACAAGGATGCCTAGCAGCGCGTAGCCGCGCAGCGAGTCGAGCAAGGCCGACCGTTCATCGGTCGGAATGGGCGTGCTCGTTCCGGATGCGGACATTGACTTCCCCCTGGCCCCGACTGACATCCAGCTACGCTAAACCGGCAAGTTTCGCCACCGAAATAAAGGGATATCATGGCCGGCATCACCCTTATTACCGGTGCATCCGCCGGCCTCGGCGCCGATTTCGCGCGGCAGTTGTCCGCTAAGGGCCATCGGCTGGTGCTGGCGGCGCGTCGGAAGGACCGGCTCGACGCGCTGGCTAGGGAAGTGGGCAATGCGCGGGTTGTGGCGATCGACCTTGGCGAACCCGGCGCAGCCGGCCGCCTGATCGCCGATATCGATCGCCATGGCGAGATGGTCTCTACCCTGGTCAACAATGCCGGTTTCGGGCTGTGGGGCCGTTTCGACGCCCTCGATGGGCCGCGCCAACGCGGCATGATCGACCTTAATTGCAGCGCGCTGGTCGAATTATGCCATCTGGTTCTGCCGGCGATGCTAGAGCGCGGGCAGGGCGCGATCCTCAACGTCGCTTCGACGGCCGCCTTCCAGCCCGGACCGGGCATGGCGACCTATTTTGCGACCAAGGCGTTCGTGCTCAGCTTTACCGAGGCGCTTCACGAGGAAATGCGGACACGGGGAATCAAGGTCAGCGCGCTCTGTCCCGGCCCGACCGCGACCGAGTTTGGCGCGGTGGCCGGCTACACCGGCAACGGCCTGGTCGACAAGCTGGCGGCCCGGTCGGAGGACGTCGTCCGCGCCGGCCTCGCGGCGCTCGACCGGAACCGGGCGGTGGTGATCCCCGGCCTTGCCAACAAGGCCGGCGCGCAAGGGCATCGCTTCCTGCCGCGCTCGGCGCTCCGCCGGATCGCCGGCCTCATCAAATTCTAGGCGAGTTCGGCGCGGCGGGCCGCCTGTAGCTTTTCGCCGATCGCAACGAACCGATGGTCTTTGCGAATGGGATCGAAATCGGAATCCGTTTCGAACCACATTTCCATTTCCGATCCCGATGAGCTCGACCATATTTCCAGAGCGGCAATCGCCTTGTCCGCTTCGCCGAGCTGCGCATAGGTGCAGGCGGCATTGTAATTCGCGATTGCATCGTCGGGATCGAGGAACATCGCCCGATCCAGCCAGTCGACGGCACGGTCGCGCTCGCCCAGCCGGGCAAGGGTGGCCGCGCCGAGCTGGGCGGGACGGGAATTTTCCGGGTGGATCTTCAAGGCTGCCTCGGCCCGTTTGACACCCATCCGGGCGAACTTTTCGGCGCGCTCCATTTCACCGAGCGCGACCAGCGTGGAATCAAGCAGCAGCGGGCTTTGCCAGTCGTCCGGGTCGACTTCGGCTGCGCGCTCGAAATAGGTCACCGAGCGCTTCAGCTCGCCCATCGTGACGAGATAGCGGGCAAATGCGAGATTGGCGTCGAAATTGCTGGGATCGAGGGCCAGCGCCCGTTCGAAGGCGCCGCGGGCCTCGTCGTTCCGGCCGGCATTGCCCAGGGCAACGCCCTGCGCGGCATAGGCTTCGGGCAGGTTCGGTTCGAGCGACAGGGCCTTGTCGGCCGTTGCCAGGATTTCCTCGGTCGGGATGTCAGCGCGATACCAATTCTCAAGCCGTGCGTCGCAGATCGCGATCCCGGCGTAGGCGCGCGCATAATTGGGGTCGAGCTCGGTCGCCTTGGCAAACATCTGGCGCGACAGGCGCAGCAGCACCTTGGTCGAGTTGAAGAAAAACTGCCGCCCCTTGAGATAATAATTATAGGCTTCGACATTGTCCGTCGGCGCCTTGCCGATCGCCTTCTTTTCCTCGGGAAGCAGCGTGACGCGCAGCTGGTTGACGATATTCTGCGTGATCTCGTCCTGGATTGCGAAAATGTCGGTGAGGTCGCGGTCGTAGCGGTCGGCCCAGACATGGCCGCCATTTTGTCCGTCGATCAGCTGCGCCGTTACGCGAACGCGATTGCCGGCCTTTCGAACGCTTCCTTCGAGGATGTAACGAACCCCGAGTTCCGACGCTGCCTGCTGAAGCTGGATCGGCTTGCCCTTGTAGGTAAAGCTGGTGTTGCGCCCGATAATGAACAGGCCGCTGACCTTCGACAGATCGGTGATGATGTCCTCGGAAATGCCATCCGAAAAATATTCCTGCTCGCTGTCGCCGCTCATGTTGTTGAATGGCAGCACGGCGATCGAGGGACGCTCGTCGACGGCCTCGGCGCTGTTTCCCGACCGCGATTTCCCGGCGCCGATCACCACATTGTAGATGCGAACTGGGGTGTCGATATTCTTGAGCTGCTGTTCACCGGCATCTTCGAACTGCACGTCGGTCTTGGTCATGACATTGTCGCGAACCGATGCCGATACCGCGATCCCGCCAACCCGCGCCGCCGATTCCAGCCGTGAGGCGACGTTAACCCCGTCGCCAAGCAGGTCGTCGCCATCGACGATCACGTCGCCGAGATTGACGCCTATGCGAAATTCGATCTTGCGGTCGTCGGGTACCTGTTCGTTGCGCTGGCGCATGTCGCGCTGGATCACGAGGGCGCATTCGAGCGCGCTGACGACGCTGGGGAATTCGACCAGTGTGCCATCCCCGGTCAGCTTGAAGACGCGGCCGTGATGGTCCTCGATGCAGGGGGTCAGCAGATCGTTACGAAGCGCCTTCAGCGCTTCCAGCGTCGCGATCTCGTTCGCCCCCATCAGCCGGCTGTAACCGACGACATCGGCAGACATGATCGCCGTGAGCCGACGCTCCATTTATGAAGCTCCCCTTGACCTGAGTCGCTGACTAGCATGGACGCCAGTGCTATGCGAGCGATTGACAATCTAATTTAGTTTCTTTGCGATACTCGCACCTGCGATTTTGCACTTGCGAGATAAATGGTGCGGTGCAATAGCGATATTGCCTTTCGAGGCATCCTCTCCTGAGACTTCCGGCCGGGCGGCGACGCCCGGCCTTTTTTTCTTGTCAAACTATCCCCAATTGAACCTCAATCGGAGTCCTGCCGTTCTAGGCTTGGGCAAGGGGCCTGTCGGCAAATCGAGAGAGGAATTTCAGGAATGGCGACTGTCGACGCGCTTTCGCGCAAGGTCCAGGTAGCGAACCTGCCCCCCGCCGACAGCGGTCGCGGCGTCGCCCGCCTGCCGATCAAGCTGATGACTGAGCTCGGCTTGGCGGAAGGCGATGTCATCGAGATCGTCGGCAAGCGCTCCACCGCCGCTCGTGCAATTCGCCCTTATGGCGATGACCAGGGGCTCGACATCATCCGTCTCGACGGTCTGCAGCGGGCCAACGCCGGGGTCGGATCGGGTGAATTCGTCGAGATCCACAAGGCGGTGTCCAAACCCGCGACGCGCGTCGTTTTCGCGCCAACTCAGAATAATGTCCGGCTGCAAGGTTCTGCCCAAGCGCTCCAGCGCAGTTTCGAGGGACGCCCGTTCTGCCAGGGCGATACCGTCGCCACCACCGGGCATCAGCGGGTCAATGCGGACATGCCCGACCATATCCGGCAATTGCTCAATGCCCCCGCCTTTGCCCTGCAGGAGGTACGCCTGACCGTGGTTTCGACGGCGCCCAAGGGCATTGTCCATATCGACGCCGGCACCAAGGTCGAACTGCTCCCCGAATATACCGAGCGCGATGGCGAGCGGCGCGCTGACGTCACCTACGACGATCTCGGCGGGATGCGCGACACGATCGACGCGCTGCGGGAGATGGTCGAGTTGCCACTGCGTCATCCCGAACTGTTCCAGCGGCTCGGCGTCGATCCGCCCAAGGGCGTCTTGCTCCACGGCCCGCCCGGTACGGGCAAGACCCGCCTGGCCCGCGCCGTGGCCAATGAAAGCGATGCCCAATTCTTTCACATCGCCGGTCCCGAGATCATGGGCTCCGCCTATGGCGAAAGCGAGAAACGGCTGCGCGACATCTTCGAGGACGCGGGCAAAGCCGCGCCGTCGATCATCTTCATCGACGAAATTGACTCCATCGCTCCGAAGCGCGGCCAGGTTACCGGCGAAGCGGAGAAGCGGCTGGTTGCCCAGCTGCTGACGCTGATGGATGGGCTTGAGCCCCGCCAGAATCTGGTCGTCATCGCCGCAACCAATCGGCCCGAAGCGATCGACGAGGCGCTGCGGCGGCCCGGCCGCTTCGACCGCGAAATCATCGTTGGCGTTCCCGACCAGACCGGGCGGCGGGAAATCCTCGGGATCCACACTCGGGGAATGCCCCTGGCCGAAGGCGTCGACCTCGATGAGCTGGCCCGTCGCACCTACGGCTTCGTCGGGGCTGACCTCGCCGCCCTGACGCGCGAAGCGGCGCTGGAAGCGGTGCGGCGGATAATGCCGAAGATCGACCTGGCGGAGGAATCGATCCCAACCGAAGTGCTCGACGCGCTGTCGGTCGACGGAAATGATTTCGACAATGCGCTGAAGCGCGTCCAGCCCTCCGCGATGCGCGAAGTGATGGTCCAGATGCCAACGCTGCGCTGGGACGATGTCGGCGGCTTGGACGCCGCACGCGACAAGTTGCGCGAAGGCATCGAACTGCCGCTCAAACATCCCGATGCGTTCCGCCGGCTTGGCATCCGGCCGGCCAAGGGCTTCCTTCTCTACGGCCCGCCCGGTACCGGCAAGACCCTGCTGGCCAAGGCCGCGGCGCGCGAAAGCGAGGCCAATTTCATCGCCACGAAATCAAGCGATCTGCTGAGCAAATGGTATGGTGAAAGCGAGCAGCAGATCGCCCGGCTGTTCGCCCGCGCCCGCCAGGTCGCGCCGACGGTGATCTTCATCGACGAACTCGACAGCCTGGTGCCCGCGCGGGGGGGCGGCATGGGCGAGCCACAAGTGACCGAGCGGGTCGTCAACACCATTCTGGCCGAGATGGACGGGCTTGAAGAACTCAACAACGTCGTATTGATCGGCGCCACCAACCGTCCGAACCTGATCGACCCGGCGTTGCTTCGCCCGGGCCGGTTTGACGAACTGATCTTCGTCGGCACTCCGGATACCGCCGGCCGCCGCCGGATCCTTGCGATCCATACGAAAGACATGCCGCTGGCCAAAGACGTCGACCTGGAGTCGCTGGCGCGCCGCACCGAGCGCTTCACCGGCGCCGACCTGGAAGACCTTGTTCGCCGGGCCGGACTGACCGCGCTGCGCCGGGGACTGGACAGCGCGGAAGTGTCGATGGACGACTTTGAAAAAGCGCTGAAGGAAACCCGCGCGTCGGTGACCGAGCAGATGATCCAGGACTATGAGATGATCGAAAAGACGCTCAAGGCCGACGCCGTGAAGCCGGTCGGCGGAATCGGCTTTGTGCTGCCCGGCATGCTCCAGCCCAAATCGCCGACGAAAGGCGACCCCCCGGCCTAGGCCAAGCGGCGGCGCCCCCAGACCAACAGGAAACCGAGGAGCAATGACCCGGCAATGAACGGTAGGTGCGGGTCGGTCGTGTAGAGCAGCATGCCCAGACCGGGCGCAGCGACGAAGCTGAGCCCGTTGGCGGCGGTGACCACCCCGGCGACGCCGCCCTGTTCGGCGAGCGGCACCGCAAGGCTCGCACCGGCGGTGAAACCCGGCCTGGTCAGCCCGAAACCGAGACTGGCGATGCCGAAGCCGAGGACGATGCCGTAAAGGTCGCCCGCGACCATGGTCGCCAGCAATCCCGCTGCCGCGACCAGCGAGCCCCAGAGGATCAGCGCCCTGGGCCCCAGCGCAAGCTTGGGAATCAGCCCCCACTGTGCCGCAAGCGTCGAGACCGCGCCGGCCATCATGACGATGGCGATCGACTGTTCCGATCCATGGGGAGCCAGTCCCAGCCGGTCGATGACGAAGAAGCCGATGCAGGACAGGGTCGCGGCCTGGGCATGACCGGCGATCACCCCCGCGACAATCCATCTGCGGATTCGCGGATCGCTCCAGCGCAGCGGCCTGACCTTCGGCGCGGTCGCGGCGATAACGCTGGCTCCGGTCGGCGAACTCGCCAGCGAAGGATAGCTCATCGCCGCACCATGTCCTGCCCGCCGTCCGTGCCGGGGCCGTGAATCGTCGGGCAGGCCGATGGCGATTGCCGCGAACACCGCGACCCCGACCGCGGCAAAGGCGAATAACGGTCCTGACAGGCCGAGCAGTGGCAGCACGAACAGCGGCGCCAGCGCCGGGCCGACGATCGTTCCCAGGCTGAAACTGCTGGACAAAGTCGACAGTGCTTCGACCCGTGCCGACCGGCGGGTGCGCGATGCGAGATATGCTTGGGTCGCGCTTGGCGTCGCGCAGCCCAGCGATCCGTAGAGCGCGCGGGCAACGGCAAAAGCGGCGAAGGTCAGTCCCCCCGCCAGAACGCCGTTCAACCCGGCAAACAGCACCAGCCCGCACAGCAGCATCGAGGAAATGAAGCCGCCGACGCCGAGCAAGGTCAGCGCCTTGCGGCCATGCCGGTCGCTTTTCCGGGCCCAGTAGGGCGCAAGCATCACCCACAGCACTGCCGACCAGGTGTAGGAGACGGTTACCCAGAAATCGGACACCCCGATTTCGCGCCCGATCGCCGGCATTACCGACTGGAGCGCGGTGTTGCCCGCTGCCGCAACGAGCATCGCGGCATAAAGAAGCAGGAAGTGCGGCGTCCTGAGTGCGCTTCCGCCGACGCCTTGGCGGACCGGGAGGATTTGCATCAGTTCGCCATAAGCTCGCCAAGTCGTGCGCGATACCCGTCCATTGGCCTTGCCATTCCGCGCGCCATTTGCGAACGGCTTAGCGGTCAATCAAGATGGAGCGCTCCTTGAACGCGTCGCGTGCCAACCAGCTGAACGGTCGTCGCCGTCATGCCCCGCGGGCCGGCCGCGATCGCAAGAGCCCGCGATGGCAGTTCCTTCGCGGCTTCTTCAAGAATCCGCGAATGGTCGGTTCGGTGATCCCCTCAAGCCAGGTGCTGATTGATCGGATGCTCGCGCCGGTCGACTGGGCGAACACGAAATTGTTCGTCGAATATGGGCCCGGCGTGGGCACCTTCACTCGGCCGATCCTTGACCATTTGGCCAAGGACGCGAAGCTGATCGTGATCGACACCAATGCCGATTTCATCGACTATCTGAATGGCGATATCGACGATGACCGGCTGATCGCGGTTCATGGCTCGGCCACCGATGTCGAACAGATCATTGCCGAGCATGGCTTCGACCATGCCGACTATATTCTTTCCGGACTGCCCTTTTCGACCCTGCCGCCGGGTGTGGGCGACGCGATCGGCGCCGCGACCGGCCGGGCGATCCGCGACGGCGGAGCGTTCCTCGTCTATCAATTCAGTCCTAAGGTCCGCGATTTCATTGCCCCGCATTTCGAACGGATCGACCGCGGGTTCGAATGGATCAACGTGCCGCCGGCGACCCTCTTCTGGGCCTGGCGTGACCGGGTTTAGAGCCGGCCAAGATTAAGCCGCCTGGTCAGCGTATAGTCGGCGGTCGTGACAAGGAAAAAGCTGATCGCCTGAACCACCCGCGTCCAAAGGCGCGAACGCTGCCGGTGGAGCTGCGCGGTAATCTGCTGGCAGTCGGCAATTTCCGTTTCGAAATAGGCCCGCATCCGCCGAGCGAACGGCTCGTCGTCGACGCGCAGCATCATTTCCAGGTTGAGATAGAGGCTGCGGATGTCGAAATTGGACGAGCCGATGTGGACAACGTCGTCCAGCACGACCAGCTTGCTGTGCAATTTTGTCCTTTGGTATTCGAAAATCTCGACGCCTTGCCGCAACAGCTTCTTATAGGTGTAGCGCGCCGCCGCGATGGTCGCATGATTGTCGGACTTCGCGGCCGAAATGATCCGGGCCCGGCCGCGCCTGCCGACGCGTCCGATCCGGCGCAACATCGCCCAGGTCGGCGCGA comes from the Sphingomonas xanthus genome and includes:
- a CDS encoding MFS transporter → MQILPVRQGVGGSALRTPHFLLLYAAMLVAAAGNTALQSVMPAIGREIGVSDFWVTVSYTWSAVLWVMLAPYWARKSDRHGRKALTLLGVGGFISSMLLCGLVLFAGLNGVLAGGLTFAAFAVARALYGSLGCATPSATQAYLASRTRRSARVEALSTLSSSFSLGTIVGPALAPLFVLPLLGLSGPLFAFAAVGVAVFAAIAIGLPDDSRPRHGRRAGHGAAMSYPSLASSPTGASVIAATAPKVRPLRWSDPRIRRWIVAGVIAGHAQAATLSCIGFFVIDRLGLAPHGSEQSIAIVMMAGAVSTLAAQWGLIPKLALGPRALILWGSLVAAAGLLATMVAGDLYGIVLGFGIASLGFGLTRPGFTAGASLAVPLAEQGGVAGVVTAANGLSFVAAPGLGMLLYTTDPHLPFIAGSLLLGFLLVWGRRRLA
- a CDS encoding class I SAM-dependent methyltransferase — encoded protein: MVGSVIPSSQVLIDRMLAPVDWANTKLFVEYGPGVGTFTRPILDHLAKDAKLIVIDTNADFIDYLNGDIDDDRLIAVHGSATDVEQIIAEHGFDHADYILSGLPFSTLPPGVGDAIGAATGRAIRDGGAFLVYQFSPKVRDFIAPHFERIDRGFEWINVPPATLFWAWRDRV
- a CDS encoding SDR family NAD(P)-dependent oxidoreductase; its protein translation is MAGITLITGASAGLGADFARQLSAKGHRLVLAARRKDRLDALAREVGNARVVAIDLGEPGAAGRLIADIDRHGEMVSTLVNNAGFGLWGRFDALDGPRQRGMIDLNCSALVELCHLVLPAMLERGQGAILNVASTAAFQPGPGMATYFATKAFVLSFTEALHEEMRTRGIKVSALCPGPTATEFGAVAGYTGNGLVDKLAARSEDVVRAGLAALDRNRAVVIPGLANKAGAQGHRFLPRSALRRIAGLIKF
- a CDS encoding CDC48 family AAA ATPase; the encoded protein is MATVDALSRKVQVANLPPADSGRGVARLPIKLMTELGLAEGDVIEIVGKRSTAARAIRPYGDDQGLDIIRLDGLQRANAGVGSGEFVEIHKAVSKPATRVVFAPTQNNVRLQGSAQALQRSFEGRPFCQGDTVATTGHQRVNADMPDHIRQLLNAPAFALQEVRLTVVSTAPKGIVHIDAGTKVELLPEYTERDGERRADVTYDDLGGMRDTIDALREMVELPLRHPELFQRLGVDPPKGVLLHGPPGTGKTRLARAVANESDAQFFHIAGPEIMGSAYGESEKRLRDIFEDAGKAAPSIIFIDEIDSIAPKRGQVTGEAEKRLVAQLLTLMDGLEPRQNLVVIAATNRPEAIDEALRRPGRFDREIIVGVPDQTGRREILGIHTRGMPLAEGVDLDELARRTYGFVGADLAALTREAALEAVRRIMPKIDLAEESIPTEVLDALSVDGNDFDNALKRVQPSAMREVMVQMPTLRWDDVGGLDAARDKLREGIELPLKHPDAFRRLGIRPAKGFLLYGPPGTGKTLLAKAAARESEANFIATKSSDLLSKWYGESEQQIARLFARARQVAPTVIFIDELDSLVPARGGGMGEPQVTERVVNTILAEMDGLEELNNVVLIGATNRPNLIDPALLRPGRFDELIFVGTPDTAGRRRILAIHTKDMPLAKDVDLESLARRTERFTGADLEDLVRRAGLTALRRGLDSAEVSMDDFEKALKETRASVTEQMIQDYEMIEKTLKADAVKPVGGIGFVLPGMLQPKSPTKGDPPA
- a CDS encoding DUF418 domain-containing protein — translated: MSASGTSTPIPTDERSALLDSLRGYALLGILVANMMVFSGWIFLPEATRTGLPLAGFDSASELLIEWLVVGKFYSIFSLLFGIGFAIQIGRFEARGEGVGRYARRLFYLFLIGLAHIYLLWLGDIVALYAAMGAVLLLFRKVSNRALLGWAVLLWLVPAAWSAMIHLGGIDPAAPLAAKAFAMIRAASGDLGRGPMALFASPDIAAHLRAHPGEALLRLSDLVYQMRFTKVLGMFLLGLWIGRRAIYANLAQYRPLLVRTAKFGLGIGLPLSAARAILSLTMGNDRLLNVAAECAYVVGTPTLALGYAALFALLWDRPTRGAWLEWSAPAGRMALTNYLMQTILQSIIFYGWGFGLIGKIGLVIVIPMSLALFALQVAYSRWWLARFRFGPVEWLWRSLTYGRAQPMRAAFAA
- a CDS encoding adenylate/guanylate cyclase domain-containing protein codes for the protein MERRLTAIMSADVVGYSRLMGANEIATLEALKALRNDLLTPCIEDHHGRVFKLTGDGTLVEFPSVVSALECALVIQRDMRQRNEQVPDDRKIEFRIGVNLGDVIVDGDDLLGDGVNVASRLESAARVGGIAVSASVRDNVMTKTDVQFEDAGEQQLKNIDTPVRIYNVVIGAGKSRSGNSAEAVDERPSIAVLPFNNMSGDSEQEYFSDGISEDIITDLSKVSGLFIIGRNTSFTYKGKPIQLQQAASELGVRYILEGSVRKAGNRVRVTAQLIDGQNGGHVWADRYDRDLTDIFAIQDEITQNIVNQLRVTLLPEEKKAIGKAPTDNVEAYNYYLKGRQFFFNSTKVLLRLSRQMFAKATELDPNYARAYAGIAICDARLENWYRADIPTEEILATADKALSLEPNLPEAYAAQGVALGNAGRNDEARGAFERALALDPSNFDANLAFARYLVTMGELKRSVTYFERAAEVDPDDWQSPLLLDSTLVALGEMERAEKFARMGVKRAEAALKIHPENSRPAQLGAATLARLGERDRAVDWLDRAMFLDPDDAIANYNAACTYAQLGEADKAIAALEIWSSSSGSEMEMWFETDSDFDPIRKDHRFVAIGEKLQAARRAELA